A window from Chlamydiota bacterium encodes these proteins:
- the chrA gene encoding chromate efflux transporter produces the protein MNPALSHRLAELAALFFRLGATAFGGPAAHLAMIHDETVRRRQWLDDQRFLDLVGATNLIPGPNSTEMAIHIGFLRAGWRGLLVAGASFIVPAVCIVTALAWGYVRVGSAPELDGLLYGIKPVVIAIIAQAIWFLGRKAVTGAGTALIAALVATLYLAGANEIALLLGGGAAVMAARNLPRLRRGALGSCIVPLGGLGAFSAAQAHWSYPALFLTCLKIGSVWYGSGYVLLAFLRADFVAHHGWITERQLLDAIAVGQVTPGPLFTTVTFIGYLLGGVAGALLATLGIFIPSIVLVSLTNPIIPRIRRSPWAVGLLDGINASSLGLMAAVTWQLGVKALCDPFAVLVACASIALLLRYRINSTWLIAGGALLGLGRTLL, from the coding sequence ATGAATCCGGCTCTCTCGCATAGACTGGCCGAACTCGCCGCGCTCTTTTTCCGCCTCGGGGCCACCGCCTTCGGCGGCCCGGCCGCCCACCTGGCGATGATACACGACGAGACGGTGCGGCGGCGCCAATGGCTCGACGACCAGCGGTTCCTCGACCTCGTCGGCGCGACGAACCTCATCCCCGGGCCCAACTCCACCGAGATGGCGATCCATATCGGCTTCCTGCGCGCGGGGTGGCGCGGGCTCCTCGTCGCCGGCGCCAGCTTCATCGTCCCCGCCGTGTGCATCGTGACGGCGCTCGCCTGGGGATACGTGCGCGTGGGCTCCGCCCCGGAGCTCGACGGACTCCTCTACGGGATCAAGCCGGTGGTCATCGCGATCATCGCGCAGGCGATCTGGTTTCTCGGGCGGAAGGCGGTAACGGGCGCGGGCACCGCCCTGATCGCCGCCCTCGTCGCCACCCTCTACCTCGCGGGGGCGAACGAGATCGCCCTTCTCCTCGGCGGCGGGGCCGCGGTGATGGCGGCGAGGAATCTGCCGCGTCTCCGCCGCGGGGCGCTCGGCTCGTGCATCGTTCCCCTCGGCGGCCTCGGCGCCTTCTCGGCGGCGCAGGCGCACTGGTCGTACCCGGCGCTGTTTCTCACCTGCCTCAAGATCGGGTCCGTCTGGTACGGGAGCGGCTACGTGCTCCTGGCGTTCCTCCGGGCAGACTTCGTCGCGCACCACGGCTGGATCACCGAGCGGCAGCTCCTCGACGCCATCGCCGTCGGCCAGGTGACCCCCGGCCCGCTCTTCACCACGGTCACCTTCATCGGCTACCTCCTCGGCGGCGTTGCGGGGGCCCTGCTCGCCACGCTCGGCATCTTCATCCCCTCGATCGTCCTCGTCTCCCTCACCAACCCGATCATCCCGCGGATACGACGCTCCCCGTGGGCGGTTGGCCTCCTCGACGGCATCAACGCCTCCTCGCTCGGCCTCATGGCGGCGGTGACGTGGCAGTTGGGCGTGAAGGCGCTGTGCGACCCGTTCGCCGTCCTCGTCGCCTGCGCCTCGATCGCCCTGCTGCTCCGGTACCGGATCAACTCGACCTGGCTCATCGCGGGCGGGGCGCTGCTGGGGCTGGGGAGGACGCTGCTTTGA
- a CDS encoding PIN domain-containing protein yields MVLVDTSVWVDHLRRGEPGLRDLLTAGRVSTHPFVIGELACGNISQRERILALLQSLPSVRVATDGEVLQFVTARRLYGMGLGWIDAHLLASACLTCISLWTRDRRLSSAASRIRVALHT; encoded by the coding sequence ATGGTCCTCGTCGATACATCCGTATGGGTGGATCACCTCCGCCGCGGAGAACCCGGTCTCCGGGACCTTCTCACCGCCGGGCGCGTGTCGACCCATCCGTTCGTCATCGGCGAACTGGCATGCGGGAACATCTCCCAGCGGGAGCGAATTCTCGCCCTTCTTCAATCCTTGCCCTCTGTACGGGTGGCTACGGACGGGGAGGTGCTTCAATTCGTCACTGCCCGCCGTCTCTACGGCATGGGGCTCGGCTGGATCGACGCGCATCTCCTCGCCTCCGCCTGCCTCACGTGCATATCCCTCTGGACAAGGGACCGAAGGCTTTCGTCCGCCGCTTCGCGCATCCGTGTGGCACTGCATACATAG
- a CDS encoding type II toxin-antitoxin system VapB family antitoxin — translation MRTTLNINDRILLKAAEMTGVKEKTSLVHMGLEALIALESARRLASLGGTEPRLARIPRRRG, via the coding sequence ATGAGAACAACGCTCAACATCAACGACCGTATCCTCCTCAAGGCGGCCGAGATGACCGGGGTGAAGGAGAAGACCTCCCTCGTGCACATGGGACTGGAGGCGCTCATCGCCCTTGAGAGCGCGAGGCGCCTGGCGAGTCTCGGGGGCACGGAGCCGCGCCTTGCGCGAATTCCCCGCCGGCGCGGGTGA
- a CDS encoding phosphoribosylaminoimidazole carboxylase: protein MRISNIFSNIPANTASEIVERVVRSSAVTIERIISPRGYASPEGFWYDGTRNEWVLVLQGGAGILFEGESSPRLLSVGDQLVIPAHARHRVEWTDPDRETVWLAVYY, encoded by the coding sequence ATGCGCATCTCCAACATCTTCTCCAACATCCCGGCGAACACCGCTTCGGAGATCGTCGAGCGGGTCGTGCGTTCCTCCGCGGTCACCATCGAGCGCATCATCTCCCCGCGCGGGTACGCATCGCCCGAGGGATTCTGGTACGACGGAACGCGGAACGAGTGGGTGCTGGTGCTGCAGGGCGGGGCGGGGATCCTGTTCGAGGGGGAGTCGTCCCCCCGCCTGCTCTCCGTCGGCGACCAGCTTGTCATCCCGGCGCATGCGCGGCACCGCGTGGAGTGGACCGACCCCGACCGGGAAACGGTCTGGCTCGCGGTCTACTATTAA
- a CDS encoding ABC-ATPase domain-containing protein, with protein sequence MVQSRTPRQGGAADELRRILQRIDGRGYPAYREIRGAYAFPGYRLEVDYVQPDPFAPPSQVIVTVPRNVAGFPPELLRTPVRATALEDFITRRFYALSSRARAGSRGTGGSGLVSIDRPPQEVLRRTSVTMGAEGVEARFVVGLPARGRTVLGRQAEELFFREIPAVVDGALRYANLDAAAVRRQVETVEDAECIRDALEGRGLVAFVADGAILPRVSGVDDRPLAEGTVVPFCSPPGLRAEFETPNRGRVTGMGIPAGVVLVVGGGYHGKSTLLAAVEKGIYNHIPGDGRELVVTDTGAVKIRAEDGRGIENVDISPFISNLPFGKDTSSFSTQDASGSTSQAANILEALETGARVLLIDEDTSATNFMIRDGRMQRLVAKKKEPITPFIDKVGQLGRDLGVSTLLVMGGSGDYFDVADTVIAMEEYLPRDVTAEAKQIARDRAAAREREGGDRFGPVKARRPLPRSVDPSRGKRAASVSAKGPATILFGAHAIDLSCVGGIADISQTRAIGDALVYLRERYLDGKRTLAEALALLKRDLDEKGMDILSPYRRGDYALPRMFEVAAALNRLRTLRCV encoded by the coding sequence GTGGTCCAATCCCGAACCCCCCGGCAGGGCGGCGCGGCCGACGAACTCCGAAGGATCCTGCAGCGGATCGACGGGCGGGGGTACCCCGCGTACAGGGAGATCCGCGGCGCCTACGCGTTTCCGGGGTACCGGCTCGAGGTGGACTACGTCCAGCCGGACCCGTTCGCCCCGCCCAGCCAGGTGATCGTCACCGTCCCCCGGAACGTGGCCGGCTTTCCTCCCGAACTGCTTCGCACGCCTGTCCGGGCGACCGCCCTCGAGGATTTTATCACGCGCAGATTCTACGCCCTCTCCTCGCGCGCCCGGGCGGGAAGCCGCGGCACCGGCGGGAGCGGCCTGGTCTCAATCGACCGGCCGCCGCAGGAGGTGCTGCGGCGCACCTCGGTCACCATGGGGGCGGAGGGGGTCGAGGCCCGTTTCGTCGTGGGGCTGCCGGCGCGCGGGAGGACGGTGCTGGGGCGGCAGGCGGAGGAGCTGTTCTTCCGGGAGATCCCCGCCGTTGTGGACGGGGCGCTCCGCTACGCAAACCTCGACGCGGCGGCGGTCAGGCGGCAGGTGGAGACGGTCGAGGATGCCGAGTGCATCCGCGACGCCCTCGAGGGGAGGGGGCTCGTCGCCTTCGTCGCCGACGGGGCCATCCTGCCGCGCGTGAGCGGGGTGGACGACCGTCCGCTCGCGGAGGGGACCGTCGTCCCGTTCTGTTCGCCCCCCGGCCTGCGCGCGGAGTTCGAAACGCCGAACCGCGGGCGCGTCACGGGGATGGGTATCCCCGCGGGCGTGGTGTTGGTGGTGGGCGGCGGCTACCATGGCAAGTCCACGCTCCTCGCCGCGGTGGAGAAGGGAATCTACAACCACATCCCCGGCGACGGGAGGGAGCTCGTCGTCACGGATACGGGCGCCGTGAAGATCCGCGCCGAGGACGGCCGCGGCATCGAGAACGTGGACATCAGCCCGTTCATCTCGAATCTTCCGTTCGGGAAGGACACCTCCTCCTTCTCGACGCAGGACGCGAGCGGCTCGACCTCGCAGGCGGCCAACATACTGGAGGCGCTCGAGACGGGCGCGCGGGTGCTCCTCATCGACGAGGACACCTCCGCGACGAACTTCATGATCCGCGACGGGCGGATGCAGCGCCTCGTGGCGAAGAAGAAGGAGCCGATCACTCCGTTCATCGACAAGGTCGGGCAGCTCGGGCGCGACCTCGGCGTCTCGACGCTGCTGGTGATGGGCGGCTCGGGCGACTACTTCGACGTCGCCGATACGGTGATCGCGATGGAGGAATATCTGCCGCGGGACGTGACCGCGGAGGCCAAACAGATCGCGCGGGACCGCGCCGCCGCGCGGGAACGCGAGGGGGGGGACCGTTTCGGCCCGGTGAAGGCCCGGCGTCCGCTTCCCCGGAGCGTCGACCCGTCGCGCGGGAAGCGCGCGGCGAGCGTCTCCGCGAAGGGGCCCGCCACGATCCTCTTCGGCGCGCACGCCATCGACCTCTCCTGTGTCGGGGGGATCGCCGATATCAGCCAGACAAGGGCGATCGGCGATGCCCTGGTGTACCTGCGGGAGCGGTACCTGGACGGGAAGAGGACGCTCGCCGAGGCGCTCGCCCTTCTGAAACGGGATCTCGACGAGAAGGGGATGGACATCCTCTCGCCGTATCGCCGGGGCGACTATGCGCTGCCGCGGATGTTCGAGGTGGCGGCGGCGCTCAACCGTCTGCGCACGCTCCGGTGCGTCTAG
- a CDS encoding D-tyrosyl-tRNA(Tyr) deacylase, which produces MRIVVQRVRAASVEAGGATVAATGPGLLIFVGVGRGDGEEDAAWLAEKVAHLRVFEDAGGRMNLSILDAGGEALVVSQFTLYGDCRRGRRPGFDAAARPEQGKALYERFVELLRGGGVPVQTGRFGATMLVRIENDGPVTLCVESPRDARGHAGGARTANGA; this is translated from the coding sequence GTGCGGATCGTCGTGCAGCGGGTTCGGGCGGCGTCCGTGGAGGCCGGGGGGGCGACCGTCGCCGCGACGGGGCCCGGTCTCCTGATTTTCGTCGGCGTCGGGAGGGGGGACGGCGAGGAAGACGCCGCCTGGCTCGCGGAGAAGGTCGCCCATCTCCGCGTCTTCGAGGACGCGGGGGGCAGGATGAACCTCTCGATCCTCGACGCGGGGGGGGAGGCGCTCGTGGTGTCGCAGTTCACCCTGTACGGCGACTGCCGGAGGGGGCGCCGGCCGGGTTTCGACGCGGCCGCCCGGCCGGAACAGGGAAAGGCGCTGTACGAGAGATTCGTCGAGCTGCTCCGGGGAGGCGGGGTGCCGGTGCAGACGGGGCGCTTCGGGGCGACGATGCTCGTGAGGATCGAAAACGACGGGCCGGTGACGCTGTGCGTGGAGAGCCCGCGGGACGCGCGCGGGCATGCCGGAGGGGCGCGAACGGCGAACGGCGCGTGA
- the surE gene encoding 5'/3'-nucleotidase SurE, translating to MKILLTNDDGINAPGLNALQAQMKKHGEVAIVAPDSERSAVGHAITTVDPLRVVEVKRNGSLYGLAVSGTPADCVKIAVKSLLPWRPDLVISGINQGPNTGMNVIYSGTVSAATEATMLGIPAFAVSLDSFTVREFGPAAEFAARLAGIVARKGLPSGVLLNVNIPVLPRSAMRGVRVTRQGMARFSEEFHKRVDPRGHAYWWLGGELLEMQEDEETDSAALRAGFISVTPLHFDMTAYESIAAIGKWKLKR from the coding sequence ATGAAGATACTGCTCACAAACGACGACGGGATCAACGCGCCCGGGCTCAACGCCCTTCAGGCGCAGATGAAAAAGCACGGAGAGGTCGCGATCGTCGCGCCCGACAGCGAGCGGAGCGCGGTCGGGCACGCCATCACGACCGTGGACCCGCTCAGGGTCGTCGAGGTCAAGCGGAACGGTTCCCTCTACGGCCTCGCCGTCTCCGGGACCCCGGCGGACTGCGTGAAGATCGCCGTCAAGTCGCTCCTCCCCTGGCGTCCCGATCTCGTGATCTCCGGGATCAACCAGGGGCCGAACACGGGGATGAACGTCATCTACTCGGGGACCGTCTCCGCCGCCACGGAGGCGACGATGCTGGGGATCCCCGCCTTCGCCGTCTCCCTTGACAGCTTCACCGTGCGCGAGTTCGGCCCCGCCGCAGAGTTCGCCGCGCGTCTGGCGGGGATCGTCGCGCGGAAGGGACTGCCGTCAGGGGTGCTCCTCAACGTGAACATCCCCGTGCTCCCGAGATCGGCGATGCGCGGCGTGCGTGTGACGCGGCAGGGGATGGCGCGGTTCTCCGAGGAGTTTCACAAGCGGGTGGATCCCCGCGGGCACGCCTACTGGTGGCTCGGGGGGGAGCTGCTCGAGATGCAGGAGGATGAGGAGACCGACAGCGCCGCGCTGCGGGCCGGGTTCATCTCGGTGACCCCGCTGCATTTCGACATGACCGCCTACGAGAGCATTGCGGCGATAGGGAAGTGGAAGCTGAAGCGATGA
- a CDS encoding exosortase system-associated protein, TIGR04073 family: MSTRRALVAAMAVALLGAGAVARAEAARIETADTASRNASGKFGRGIVNVLTGWGELIRCPLEITQDRGRLLGFTWGPLKGIAMTVIRSVVGVLETGLFFYPLPGNYDPMLQPEFIWPGDIFIKDAAPPASAVR; encoded by the coding sequence ATGAGCACGAGGAGGGCGCTGGTTGCGGCGATGGCGGTTGCGTTGCTGGGGGCGGGTGCAGTGGCGCGGGCGGAGGCGGCACGGATCGAGACCGCCGACACCGCGTCGCGGAACGCGAGCGGCAAATTCGGCCGCGGCATCGTCAACGTCCTGACGGGGTGGGGCGAACTGATCAGATGCCCCTTGGAGATCACGCAGGACCGCGGCCGGCTCCTCGGATTCACCTGGGGCCCGCTGAAGGGGATCGCGATGACGGTAATCCGGAGCGTGGTGGGCGTCCTGGAGACGGGCCTCTTCTTCTACCCGCTCCCCGGCAACTACGACCCGATGCTCCAGCCCGAGTTCATCTGGCCCGGCGATATCTTCATCAAGGACGCCGCTCCACCCGCGTCCGCTGTCCGTTGA
- a CDS encoding deoxyribonuclease IV, which translates to MTPSDAAPCRGPLLGAHVSIAGGVGQALRSGAELRCEAVQIFVKSNVQWRMPPLRREERVDFLSARRRLGILVFAHSSYLINLASADVRVRRRSIGSLGAELRRCAALGLPFIVLHPGAHGGAGPKEGIRKIAAGLDEALDAAGTGGPKVLLETTAGQGTSVGGRFEELAEIIAASRRAERLGVCFDTCHVFAAGYDIRTPNGYARTMGEFDRLVGLRRLEAFHLNDCKGSLGARLDRHTHIGRGTVGLGAFRALLHDRRFEGLPMVLETPKGDGMAMDRRNLAVLRKLRKAGGGRRRAPRPVRSRAKDAE; encoded by the coding sequence ATGACGCCATCCGATGCCGCCCCGTGCCGGGGCCCGCTCCTGGGGGCGCACGTCTCCATCGCGGGGGGGGTCGGGCAGGCGCTGCGCAGCGGCGCGGAACTCCGTTGCGAGGCCGTCCAGATCTTCGTCAAGAGCAACGTCCAGTGGCGCATGCCGCCCCTCCGCCGGGAGGAGCGCGTCGACTTCCTCTCGGCGCGCCGCAGGCTCGGCATCCTCGTCTTCGCCCACTCCTCCTACCTCATCAACCTCGCCTCCGCCGATGTCCGCGTCCGGAGAAGATCGATCGGATCGCTCGGGGCGGAACTGCGGCGCTGCGCGGCGCTCGGTCTCCCGTTCATCGTCCTCCATCCCGGGGCGCACGGAGGCGCGGGGCCGAAGGAGGGGATCCGAAAGATCGCCGCGGGGCTCGACGAGGCGCTCGACGCCGCGGGGACCGGGGGGCCGAAGGTGCTCCTCGAAACGACAGCGGGCCAGGGGACGAGCGTCGGGGGGAGGTTCGAGGAGCTCGCGGAGATCATCGCGGCCTCGCGCCGCGCGGAACGGCTGGGGGTCTGCTTCGACACGTGCCACGTCTTCGCCGCGGGGTACGACATCCGCACCCCGAACGGCTACGCGCGCACGATGGGGGAGTTCGACCGCCTCGTCGGCCTGCGGCGCCTGGAGGCGTTTCACCTGAACGACTGCAAAGGGTCGCTCGGCGCGCGCCTCGACCGGCACACGCACATCGGCAGGGGAACAGTCGGCCTCGGGGCGTTCAGGGCGCTCCTGCACGACCGGCGTTTCGAGGGGTTGCCGATGGTGCTCGAGACGCCGAAGGGCGACGGGATGGCGATGGACCGTCGGAATCTCGCGGTGCTGCGGAAGCTGCGGAAGGCGGGAGGGGGCCGGAGGCGTGCTCCGCGGCCGGTGCGAAGCCGGGCGAAAGATGCTGAATAA
- a CDS encoding insulinase family protein translates to MHHRPHPVTHWAAALLLVFALSAAGCGARRGPVHPAEMAFPPLRFSPPEAERVVLDCGAPLYLFSDARLPLFSFHAMARAGSAFDPEGKEGLAALVAELIRTGGSAGMDADEVDRRLEYLGAELSAAADHDGAACALSCLSRDTEEALGIALDLLLRPAFSPEKIDLRKDQVREAIRRWNDEPGQTAAREFRRLVYGAHPYAHPVIGEPSSMDRIGRGDLVAFHRARFNPSGMIFGAAGEFDRETLVKTLNDAFGPARSPAPAPPPPVEGREERLVFLVRRPTEQAHLLVGHAGIPRDDPDYFPVMVMNEILGGGVFSSRILERVRTAEGLAYSAGSRFTPAVRAGLFYASCQTKENTAARALDILLEEMERIRTEPVTDQELRRAKDSRLNSFVFNFTSPSQVVEQMIGIEFAGLPRDYLKTWPEKVAAVTREDVRRAAQAHLRPGAATILALGDGEALPPALERFGPLRPLVPR, encoded by the coding sequence GTGCACCACCGTCCTCATCCCGTGACGCATTGGGCCGCCGCGCTGCTCCTCGTCTTCGCGCTCTCCGCCGCGGGCTGCGGCGCCCGGCGGGGCCCCGTCCACCCGGCCGAAATGGCGTTCCCCCCGCTTCGTTTCTCGCCCCCGGAGGCGGAACGGGTCGTCCTCGACTGCGGCGCCCCGCTCTACCTGTTCAGCGACGCGCGCCTCCCCCTCTTCAGTTTCCACGCGATGGCGCGCGCCGGCTCCGCGTTCGACCCGGAGGGCAAGGAGGGGCTCGCGGCCCTCGTCGCCGAGCTGATCCGCACCGGGGGGAGCGCCGGGATGGACGCCGACGAGGTGGACCGCCGTCTGGAGTACCTCGGGGCGGAGCTCTCCGCCGCCGCGGACCACGACGGGGCGGCGTGTGCGCTCTCCTGCCTCTCCCGCGACACGGAAGAGGCCCTCGGCATCGCGCTCGACCTGCTGCTGCGCCCCGCCTTCTCCCCGGAGAAGATCGACCTCCGCAAGGACCAGGTCCGCGAGGCGATACGCCGCTGGAACGACGAGCCGGGGCAGACCGCCGCCCGCGAGTTCCGCCGCCTCGTCTACGGCGCGCACCCGTACGCGCACCCGGTCATCGGCGAGCCCAGCTCGATGGACCGGATCGGGCGCGGCGACCTCGTCGCCTTCCACCGTGCGCGCTTCAACCCCTCGGGGATGATCTTCGGCGCCGCGGGGGAGTTCGACCGGGAGACGCTCGTGAAGACCCTCAACGACGCCTTCGGCCCGGCGCGATCCCCCGCCCCCGCCCCGCCACCCCCCGTGGAGGGGCGGGAGGAGCGCCTCGTCTTCCTCGTGCGCAGGCCCACCGAGCAGGCGCACCTCCTCGTCGGGCACGCGGGAATCCCGCGCGACGACCCGGACTACTTCCCGGTGATGGTGATGAACGAGATACTCGGGGGAGGGGTCTTCTCGTCGAGGATACTGGAACGCGTCCGGACCGCGGAGGGACTCGCCTACAGCGCGGGATCCCGTTTCACCCCGGCGGTGCGGGCGGGGCTGTTCTACGCGTCGTGCCAGACGAAGGAGAACACGGCGGCGCGGGCGCTCGACATACTGTTGGAGGAGATGGAGAGGATCCGCACGGAACCGGTGACGGACCAGGAGCTCCGGCGCGCGAAGGATTCGCGCCTGAACAGCTTCGTCTTCAACTTCACAAGCCCGTCGCAGGTGGTGGAGCAGATGATCGGCATCGAATTCGCAGGGCTGCCGCGGGACTATCTGAAGACCTGGCCCGAAAAGGTCGCGGCGGTGACCCGCGAGGACGTGCGTCGCGCGGCGCAGGCGCACCTGCGCCCCGGCGCCGCGACGATCCTCGCCCTCGGCGACGGCGAAGCCCTCCCCCCCGCCCTCGAGCGGTTCGGCCCCCTGCGCCCCCTGGTCCCGCGCTGA
- a CDS encoding insulinase family protein has protein sequence MGSSPSIRIGRLLAATLLALVSPGRAAAESPLGVDAAEHRLSNGLLLLVVEHRQAPVVSCSVFYRVGSVNEEPGKTGITHLLEHMMFKGTRTVGTRDWEAEEPLLAKIEELHDAVAAMERGGGAAGETARLRKELEEAERRAGELTVRNELWKIYMAAGAEGLNAGTGKDRTQYYCSLPANRLELWMALESDRMANAVFREFHRERQVVLEERRLTVDDSPGGAFWEQLFATALIAHPYRWPIIGWRSDIERIPRAEVEAWYRRYYAPNNAIVAVAGDVDRNEVVALAERYFGPIPAQPPPPPVVTREPPQRGPRQARLSLDASPRVALAFQKPAAESDDDIALNVLENILSSGRSSRLHRRLVQEKRVAVSVSASSPPSRYPYLFVVHAIPRSPRTAEEAAEAIRGELRLLAQEPVSDWELAKARNSIEADFVRGLESTAEIASAIGTYAAIDRWDYVNRYIPRIRAVTPNDLVRVARNYLTEEKCTTVLIP, from the coding sequence ATGGGATCCTCCCCATCCATCCGCATCGGGCGGCTCCTCGCGGCAACGCTCCTGGCCCTGGTTTCGCCCGGCCGGGCGGCGGCGGAGTCCCCACTCGGCGTGGACGCCGCCGAGCACCGCCTCTCCAACGGCCTCCTCCTTCTCGTCGTCGAGCACCGCCAGGCCCCCGTCGTCTCCTGTTCCGTCTTCTACCGCGTGGGCTCAGTGAACGAGGAGCCGGGGAAGACCGGCATCACCCATCTCCTCGAGCATATGATGTTCAAGGGGACGCGCACGGTCGGGACGAGGGACTGGGAGGCGGAAGAGCCCCTTCTCGCCAAGATCGAAGAGCTCCACGACGCGGTCGCCGCGATGGAACGCGGAGGCGGCGCGGCGGGGGAGACGGCGCGGCTCCGGAAGGAGCTGGAGGAGGCGGAGCGCCGCGCCGGCGAGCTGACGGTGCGCAACGAACTCTGGAAGATCTACATGGCCGCCGGGGCCGAGGGGCTGAACGCCGGCACCGGCAAGGACCGGACACAGTACTACTGCAGTCTGCCGGCGAACCGCTTGGAGCTCTGGATGGCGCTTGAGTCCGACCGGATGGCCAACGCGGTCTTCAGGGAGTTCCACCGCGAGCGGCAGGTGGTCCTCGAGGAGCGGCGCCTCACCGTGGACGACAGCCCGGGGGGGGCGTTCTGGGAGCAGCTCTTCGCGACCGCCCTGATCGCGCACCCGTACCGGTGGCCGATCATCGGATGGAGGTCCGACATCGAGCGCATCCCGCGTGCGGAGGTCGAGGCCTGGTACCGGCGTTACTACGCCCCCAACAACGCGATCGTCGCCGTCGCGGGCGACGTAGACCGAAACGAGGTCGTCGCCCTCGCGGAGCGCTACTTCGGCCCGATCCCCGCGCAGCCGCCCCCGCCGCCGGTCGTCACCCGCGAGCCGCCGCAACGCGGTCCGCGCCAGGCGCGTCTCTCGCTCGACGCCTCGCCGCGCGTCGCCCTCGCCTTTCAGAAGCCCGCGGCGGAGTCCGACGACGACATCGCCCTGAACGTCCTGGAGAACATCCTCTCCTCCGGCCGCAGCTCGCGCCTTCACCGGCGCCTCGTCCAGGAGAAGCGGGTCGCGGTCTCCGTCTCCGCCTCCTCTCCCCCCTCGCGGTACCCGTACCTGTTCGTCGTCCACGCGATCCCCCGGAGCCCCCGTACGGCGGAGGAGGCCGCCGAGGCGATCCGCGGGGAGCTGCGCCTGCTCGCGCAGGAGCCGGTGAGCGACTGGGAGCTCGCCAAGGCTCGGAACTCGATCGAGGCGGATTTCGTCCGCGGCCTCGAATCCACCGCGGAGATCGCCTCCGCCATAGGCACCTACGCCGCGATCGACCGCTGGGACTACGTGAACCGCTATATCCCGAGGATCAGGGCGGTCACGCCAAACGACCTCGTCCGCGTGGCGCGCAACTATCTCACGGAGGAAAAGTGCACCACCGTCCTCATCCCGTGA
- a CDS encoding superoxide dismutase — translation MHIGLCAACCAALVAGAAAADPPAAPPAAVSAAPAARYTAADCSRLNGIPGLPDALLSMHVTLYQGYVKNANLLAEKLTALSAAGGGRSPEYAELKRRFGWEYDGMRLHELYFENICSRREALDPKGPLARRLASDFGSVEAWRKEFVDTGMMRGIGWAALVDDPRSGRLTNVWIGEHDVGHLAGARIVLIADVFEHAFITEFKLDRAKYLEAFLAAVDWKAAEKRLGAR, via the coding sequence ATGCATATCGGACTGTGCGCCGCCTGCTGCGCGGCGCTGGTCGCAGGCGCGGCCGCGGCGGATCCGCCCGCCGCGCCGCCCGCGGCCGTCTCCGCCGCCCCGGCCGCCCGCTACACGGCCGCGGACTGTTCGCGCCTCAACGGGATCCCCGGCCTGCCCGATGCGCTTCTCTCGATGCACGTCACGCTCTACCAGGGGTACGTGAAGAACGCCAATCTTCTGGCGGAGAAGCTGACGGCTCTCTCCGCCGCCGGGGGCGGCCGCTCGCCCGAGTATGCCGAGCTGAAGCGGCGTTTCGGCTGGGAGTACGACGGGATGCGTCTGCACGAGCTCTACTTCGAGAACATCTGCTCCCGGCGCGAGGCGCTCGACCCGAAGGGCCCGCTCGCCCGGCGCCTCGCGAGCGACTTCGGGAGCGTGGAGGCGTGGAGGAAGGAGTTCGTCGACACGGGGATGATGCGCGGCATCGGCTGGGCGGCGCTCGTCGACGACCCGCGGAGCGGCCGGCTGACGAACGTCTGGATCGGCGAGCACGATGTCGGGCATCTCGCGGGGGCTCGCATCGTACTCATCGCGGACGTCTTCGAGCACGCGTTCATCACGGAGTTCAAGCTCGACCGGGCGAAGTACCTCGAGGCGTTCCTCGCCGCCGTCGACTGGAAGGCGGCGGAGAAGCGTCTCGGCGCGCGGTAA